In the genome of Myroides phaeus, one region contains:
- a CDS encoding cytochrome c peroxidase, which yields MFKKVVLLSVLMSFVACKNDQEKTEDVNSNEKSELLSKASTYFKSLSTVEFEKLDPKKVELGKYLYFDTRLSGEGNISCNSCHDLNTFGVDNKKFSPGDDGSLGARNSPTVLHASLHSMQFWDGRAKDVEEQAGGPILNPVEHNIKNEKELEERIQKIDLYKDLFAQVYKGEKQPISFGNITNAIGAFERTLNPESRFDKFLDGDEKALTAQEQKGLETFMSVGCITCHNGVALGGQMFQKFGVYKNYWELTESEKIDNGLYDLTKEEVQKYLFKVPGLRNVTNTAPYFHDGSVSDLKRAVEIMGIVQNNITLDAQQLDDIAAFLGSLSSDLPDSVKKSPF from the coding sequence ATGTTTAAAAAAGTTGTTTTATTATCTGTTTTAATGTCATTTGTAGCTTGTAAAAATGATCAAGAAAAAACGGAAGACGTTAATTCAAATGAGAAATCAGAATTATTAAGTAAAGCGAGTACTTATTTTAAGTCTCTATCAACAGTAGAGTTTGAGAAGTTAGATCCCAAAAAAGTAGAATTAGGGAAGTATTTATATTTTGACACGAGGTTATCAGGAGAGGGGAATATTAGTTGTAACTCTTGTCACGATTTAAATACATTTGGAGTAGATAACAAGAAGTTTTCTCCTGGAGATGACGGTTCATTAGGAGCAAGAAACTCACCAACGGTATTACACGCATCATTGCATAGTATGCAGTTTTGGGATGGTCGTGCAAAAGATGTAGAAGAGCAGGCAGGTGGACCTATTTTAAATCCTGTAGAGCACAATATTAAAAATGAAAAAGAATTAGAAGAGAGAATTCAAAAGATAGATTTGTATAAAGATCTATTCGCTCAAGTATATAAAGGAGAAAAACAGCCTATTAGTTTTGGTAATATTACTAATGCTATCGGTGCTTTTGAGAGAACATTGAATCCTGAGAGTAGATTTGATAAGTTTTTGGATGGAGATGAAAAGGCTTTAACTGCACAAGAACAAAAAGGATTAGAAACTTTTATGAGTGTAGGATGTATTACTTGTCATAATGGCGTAGCATTAGGAGGACAAATGTTCCAAAAATTCGGAGTATATAAAAATTACTGGGAATTGACAGAGTCTGAAAAAATTGACAATGGATTGTATGATTTAACGAAAGAGGAAGTTCAGAAGTATTTGTTTAAAGTGCCAGGATTGAGAAACGTAACAAACACAGCACCCTATTTTCACGATGGTTCCGTATCAGATTTAAAACGAGCAGTTGAAATTATGGGTATTGTTCAAAATAATATAACACTTGATGCACAACAATTAGACGATATCGCTGCTTTCTTAGGTAGTTTATCTTCTGATTTACCAGATAGTGTAAAAAAATCACCTTTCTAA
- a CDS encoding acyl-CoA thioesterase, with product MEFNISDFRFYHPLEVRWSDLDPLGHVNNVVFIDYFQIGRGYYMKEASKTWDWYKDMFVIANISCNYLKEINLTVQNPRVGVRISKMGGKSFEIEYAVLSDGAEREVIVHAIGTSTQVMIDMKEKRSIEIPEWLRNEISTYEPAL from the coding sequence ATGGAATTTAATATAAGTGATTTTAGATTTTATCACCCGTTAGAAGTTAGATGGAGTGATTTAGACCCTTTAGGACACGTTAACAATGTTGTGTTTATCGACTATTTTCAAATAGGTAGAGGATATTATATGAAGGAAGCAAGTAAAACGTGGGATTGGTATAAAGATATGTTTGTGATTGCGAATATTTCGTGTAATTATTTAAAAGAAATAAATCTAACAGTACAAAATCCACGTGTAGGTGTGCGAATTTCAAAAATGGGAGGGAAGAGTTTTGAAATTGAATATGCTGTTTTAAGCGATGGTGCTGAAAGAGAGGTAATAGTGCATGCTATTGGAACAAGTACTCAAGTGATGATTGATATGAAAGAGAAAAGGTCAATTGAAATACCTGAGTGGTTAAGAAATGAGATTTCTACATACGAACCAGCATTGTAA